A single window of Alphaproteobacteria bacterium DNA harbors:
- a CDS encoding FHA domain-containing protein, whose translation MSPDEEDETISNDDQDISTDEVSSPVSTDEMGNGNVMLKIFSGPHNGGEFDLDDAEYTIGQDEDCDIVFSDQSLSGKHAKLTIHDGEFVISPLNGSVYLSGELLGPGDHIIPSYEMVTMGGTNFAFGYSKDQWPKLTIPLINKMLDDHNDLQNDHPQTETLAENRDESNRPDAPIDGSRESIFQTGRWRESYSKVKTQFTEKPLMALGISLVSILFLSGIFYAIFTMMSPSKPSIIDLEKTYIQRANKIIEEQGLKDHVFASGPFDNYIIVKGYVTTQAQKDNLLGAFQAEGISVDPQLYVISVIEESARVVLSALGYDLKVKMIEDGVLKIQGVVDTEGPLMDKLVSLKNDVAGIERIDDQIIAMDTLGSTLHQIANKYNLLDHLSFAILGRQINVTGSIPEALSDPYDKMITAVKAILYDEFQVLAQVKITSNPNQLDTAEKKTFELLNQNLSGVVLGNAPYLVFNDTTHYPLKSKLPDGAEIKVINQNEIIFVKDDEETPYPYRKVAQWVLEKAETKTRIPTTKPSTSQKTKP comes from the coding sequence ATGTCTCCAGACGAAGAAGACGAAACAATTAGCAACGATGACCAAGACATCTCTACTGATGAGGTGAGCTCTCCTGTTTCAACAGATGAAATGGGCAATGGGAATGTGATGCTAAAAATCTTCTCTGGTCCTCATAATGGCGGGGAATTTGACTTAGATGATGCTGAGTACACAATCGGCCAAGACGAAGATTGCGATATTGTTTTTTCAGACCAATCTCTGTCAGGCAAACATGCCAAATTAACCATCCATGATGGTGAATTCGTTATTTCTCCCCTGAATGGGTCGGTTTATCTATCTGGTGAACTTTTGGGTCCAGGCGACCATATCATTCCAAGCTATGAAATGGTCACAATGGGCGGGACAAATTTTGCCTTTGGCTATTCAAAAGATCAGTGGCCTAAGCTCACGATTCCTCTAATCAACAAAATGCTAGATGATCATAATGATCTTCAAAATGATCATCCTCAAACAGAGACACTTGCTGAAAACAGAGATGAGTCCAACAGGCCTGATGCTCCAATTGATGGCTCGCGCGAATCTATTTTTCAAACTGGACGCTGGAGAGAATCATACAGCAAGGTCAAAACACAATTTACAGAAAAACCTCTGATGGCCTTAGGCATCTCTTTGGTTAGTATCCTCTTTTTATCTGGCATCTTTTATGCCATCTTCACAATGATGAGCCCTTCAAAACCATCAATCATTGATCTTGAAAAAACCTATATTCAACGCGCTAATAAAATCATTGAAGAACAAGGTCTCAAAGATCATGTCTTTGCAAGTGGGCCCTTTGATAATTACATTATTGTCAAAGGATATGTCACAACTCAGGCACAAAAAGATAATTTACTCGGAGCCTTCCAGGCCGAAGGAATTTCTGTTGATCCTCAATTATATGTTATCTCAGTGATTGAAGAATCTGCACGCGTTGTTTTATCAGCGTTAGGTTATGACCTCAAGGTTAAAATGATTGAAGATGGTGTCCTTAAAATTCAAGGTGTTGTTGACACTGAAGGCCCTTTGATGGATAAGCTTGTGAGTCTCAAAAATGACGTTGCAGGGATCGAGCGTATTGATGATCAAATTATTGCAATGGATACGCTAGGCTCAACCCTCCATCAGATTGCGAATAAGTATAACCTGCTTGATCATCTCTCTTTTGCCATTTTAGGCAGACAAATTAATGTGACCGGTTCTATCCCCGAGGCTTTATCTGATCCTTACGATAAAATGATCACAGCGGTTAAAGCAATTCTATATGATGAATTCCAAGTACTCGCGCAAGTCAAGATCACATCAAATCCAAATCAGCTAGATACTGCTGAGAAAAAAACATTCGAGCTTCTGAATCAAAACCTCTCTGGTGTTGTGTTAGGGAATGCCCCTTATCTTGTGTTCAATGATACAACGCATTATCCTCTCAAATCCAAACTGCCAGATGGTGCTGAAATCAAAGTCATTAATCAGAATGAAATCATTTTCGTGAAAGATGATGAAGAGACCCCCTATCCTTATCGCAAAGTCGCACAATGGGTTCTTGAAAAAGCAGAAACCAAAACAAGAATACCAACAACCAAACCATCAACCTCGCAAAAGACAAAGCCATGA
- a CDS encoding DUF2336 domain-containing protein, protein METHTITTLQKLAFDKSPEGRAKLVDQVVHFYLEEGKRPGLLTKLEKGILFDIVMRLVSNAKDNIRKVLSENLAHEVNVPKELIVTLANDEIRIAHPVLTHSRLLGDTDLINIIANKGPLHQFSIAGREQISEQVSDALINAGDPQAMERLFNNVGAEISQAGLEKGIQYSQAIKALQEPLLRRPEMKADFAAKIYWFASEALKADIVKQYEISDETLQNALDTTFNTLTQKTRSVLKITEDQKVIAQKLYNSGSLSMAVLISILRRGQYALFRYLLALLTKLSEDQIVYLIEKGEIKSFVTVCKAIGVSENDYMAVFLLTRVYVGDGKPAEQEDIQKMGEIYKSTDISHARASLKQWREDPNALQEFGESAA, encoded by the coding sequence ATGGAAACACATACGATTACGACACTTCAGAAGCTAGCATTTGATAAATCGCCCGAAGGGCGTGCTAAGCTGGTTGATCAAGTGGTCCATTTTTATTTAGAAGAAGGCAAACGTCCTGGGCTTTTAACAAAGTTAGAAAAAGGAATTTTGTTTGATATTGTCATGCGTCTTGTGAGCAATGCTAAGGACAATATCAGGAAAGTATTATCGGAGAATCTGGCTCATGAGGTTAATGTCCCGAAAGAGCTTATAGTGACTTTAGCAAATGATGAGATTCGTATTGCGCATCCTGTTTTGACACATAGTCGATTGCTTGGAGATACAGATCTTATTAACATTATTGCCAATAAAGGGCCTTTGCATCAATTTTCAATTGCTGGGCGTGAACAGATTAGTGAGCAGGTCAGTGATGCTCTTATTAATGCTGGTGATCCTCAAGCCATGGAGCGGTTATTTAACAATGTGGGGGCAGAGATTAGCCAAGCAGGTTTAGAGAAGGGGATTCAATATAGTCAAGCTATTAAAGCGTTGCAGGAACCTTTATTGAGAAGGCCTGAGATGAAAGCTGACTTTGCAGCTAAGATTTATTGGTTTGCTTCAGAGGCTTTAAAAGCTGATATTGTCAAACAATATGAGATCTCGGATGAAACATTGCAAAATGCATTAGATACAACATTTAATACGCTCACGCAAAAGACAAGATCAGTGCTTAAAATTACCGAAGATCAAAAAGTGATTGCGCAAAAATTGTACAATTCGGGATCTCTCTCAATGGCTGTTTTGATTAGCATATTGCGTAGAGGACAATATGCCTTGTTCCGATATTTATTGGCTCTGTTAACGAAATTATCAGAAGATCAGATTGTATACTTGATTGAAAAAGGTGAAATTAAAAGTTTTGTCACCGTTTGTAAGGCCATTGGGGTCAGCGAGAATGACTATATGGCTGTATTTCTTTTGACACGTGTCTACGTTGGAGACGGAAAGCCAGCTGAACAAGAAGACATTCAAAAAATGGGTGAAATTTATAAATCAACGGACATCTCTCATGCTCGTGCAAGCCTGAAACAGTGGCGCGAAGATCCAAATGCACTGCAGGAATTTGGCGAATCGGCGGCTTAA
- a CDS encoding TlpA family protein disulfide reductase, which translates to MNWKNTFKPNFFKKMPPTLLVTFVLFTIVFSFVGWIIIDDDMVSAFMTSGPVQKTDIIPSEGVKNVINISFLNEDRKEFYLSDFRGKVVLLYLWAGWCKNYQKDLVTLNHLQQKIGMRKFEVVPVSLDQFEMKRLRHLYESHNIDHLSIYQDQFGRSLVDLGIVKSLPMAIFIDRDGREVARFDGKVYANSRRLTTFVREQIKKANKDSPEKSMSE; encoded by the coding sequence ATGAACTGGAAAAATACTTTTAAGCCCAATTTTTTTAAGAAAATGCCACCAACCTTGTTGGTAACCTTTGTGTTGTTCACAATTGTATTTTCGTTTGTGGGTTGGATCATTATCGATGATGACATGGTCAGCGCATTCATGACATCAGGTCCTGTGCAAAAAACAGATATTATTCCTTCTGAAGGCGTTAAAAATGTCATCAATATTTCATTCTTAAATGAAGATCGTAAAGAGTTTTATCTGAGCGATTTTCGCGGAAAGGTTGTGCTGCTTTATTTATGGGCAGGTTGGTGTAAGAACTATCAAAAAGACCTAGTGACGCTGAATCATTTGCAGCAAAAGATAGGCATGAGAAAGTTTGAAGTGGTTCCCGTTTCTCTTGATCAATTTGAAATGAAGCGTTTAAGGCATCTCTATGAGAGCCATAACATTGATCATCTAAGCATTTATCAGGATCAATTTGGCAGATCGCTCGTTGATTTAGGTATTGTGAAATCGTTGCCCATGGCTATTTTTATTGATAGAGATGGAAGAGAGGTTGCGCGTTTTGACGGCAAAGTTTATGCGAACAGTCGACGTCTGACCACTTTTGTGCGCGAGCAAATCAAGAAGGCGAATAAGGATTCCCCAGAGAAGTCAATGTCCGAATAG
- a CDS encoding TyeA family type III secretion system gatekeeper subunit, whose translation MTKDITISDKQLEKEAIELLEAVIPLFAEKWLDPGKLMALCEKFTGASKLSPEEGIAQKILFFTGLLNDIIKPLPLRFYQDDSQRTHMIETIQQIIDELVLQEEEMVIYEDVSNSDETK comes from the coding sequence ATGACAAAAGACATCACAATATCAGACAAGCAACTCGAAAAGGAAGCCATTGAGCTTCTTGAAGCCGTCATCCCGCTTTTCGCAGAAAAATGGCTTGATCCAGGCAAATTAATGGCTCTATGTGAAAAATTCACGGGAGCCTCCAAACTGTCGCCTGAAGAAGGTATTGCACAAAAAATTCTCTTCTTCACCGGTCTTTTGAACGATATTATAAAACCGTTACCCTTGCGTTTCTACCAAGATGACTCCCAAAGAACACATATGATCGAAACAATCCAACAAATTATCGATGAATTGGTTCTGCAAGAAGAAGAAATGGTCATCTATGAAGATGTAAGCAATTCTGATGAAACAAAATGA
- the sctV gene encoding type III secretion system export apparatus subunit SctV codes for MFVDNIKGFLLLMSRRNDVALAVLLVAIIFMMILPLPTVVIDTLIAFSLCSAAILLMTAVYLQSPLEFSTFPSVLLITTIYRLALGISTTRVILLNADAGEIIYTFGNFVVAGNLIVGAVIFLIITIVQFIVITKGSERVAEVAARFSLDAMPGKQMSIDGDMRAGVIDMNEAKRRRGLVEKESQLYGSMDGAMKFVKGDAIAGLIIIVVNIIGGISIGTLMHGMSVGEALELYSILTIGDGLVQQIPALFISITAGVIVTRVSAEDAENLGQDIGKQLGGQPKALLIASAIMFLFALIPGMPELVFIPLSIIVGAAGYFRLKAARLAAEGGGDTEGIPSMTPAAQLPGGKKEGAKEGEDFALTVPLLVDVSSSVQKSIKAGVLNSELMKLRRALYFDLGVPFPGIHLRFNDEAEPNTYSILMQEIPIVRGQLKPGFILARESKEDLTVMNIPFEEEQEFLPRTPTLWVDEKYKKNMDENEFRYLDNVQILTYHLSFVLKKYGEEFVGMQETKFLLTKMEAQFPELVKEVQRILPIQKITEILQRLISEEVSIRNLRTIVGALIEWGQKEKDTVLLTEYVRSSLKRYISFKYSIGNNILPAYLLTPDLEDTIRNAIRQTSSGSYLALEPKVTKQILDTIKSTVGDLSKSQKPPVLVTSMDIRRYVRKLIEGDLFDLPVISYQEITSDITVQPLERISIE; via the coding sequence ATGTTTGTAGATAATATCAAAGGCTTCCTTTTACTCATGTCAAGACGAAATGACGTTGCACTTGCTGTTCTGCTTGTTGCAATTATTTTCATGATGATTCTGCCCTTACCAACTGTTGTGATCGATACACTGATCGCTTTCAGCCTTTGTTCTGCAGCGATTCTTTTGATGACAGCTGTTTATCTTCAATCGCCTCTTGAATTTTCAACCTTCCCCTCTGTCCTGCTCATCACGACGATTTATCGACTTGCGCTTGGGATTTCAACAACCCGTGTTATTTTGCTAAATGCAGATGCGGGTGAAATTATTTACACCTTCGGAAACTTCGTTGTTGCAGGGAATCTCATTGTGGGTGCTGTGATCTTTTTGATCATCACCATTGTACAATTTATTGTGATTACAAAAGGGTCAGAGCGTGTTGCAGAGGTTGCAGCTAGATTCTCTCTTGATGCGATGCCTGGTAAACAAATGAGTATTGATGGCGACATGAGAGCTGGTGTTATCGATATGAATGAAGCCAAGCGTCGTCGTGGCCTTGTTGAAAAAGAAAGTCAACTTTACGGGTCCATGGATGGTGCGATGAAGTTCGTAAAAGGTGATGCGATTGCCGGCCTTATCATCATCGTTGTCAACATCATTGGAGGGATCTCAATCGGAACACTCATGCATGGCATGTCTGTTGGTGAGGCTCTCGAACTTTATTCCATTCTCACAATCGGTGATGGCTTGGTTCAGCAGATCCCTGCTCTCTTTATCTCAATCACAGCGGGTGTGATTGTAACGCGCGTTTCAGCTGAAGATGCTGAAAACCTTGGTCAAGACATCGGAAAACAACTCGGAGGTCAACCAAAAGCTCTTTTAATCGCCAGTGCGATTATGTTCCTTTTTGCCCTTATTCCAGGCATGCCTGAGCTCGTTTTCATTCCTCTTTCTATCATTGTTGGAGCAGCAGGCTATTTCAGACTAAAAGCAGCAAGACTTGCTGCTGAAGGAGGCGGCGATACTGAAGGTATTCCATCAATGACACCTGCGGCACAATTACCAGGCGGTAAAAAGGAAGGCGCGAAAGAAGGTGAAGACTTTGCACTCACCGTCCCTCTCCTGGTGGATGTGAGCTCTTCTGTTCAAAAATCGATCAAAGCAGGCGTTCTGAATAGCGAGCTGATGAAGTTACGACGCGCTCTTTATTTTGATTTGGGCGTTCCTTTCCCGGGCATTCATTTACGCTTTAACGATGAGGCTGAGCCAAACACCTACTCAATCTTAATGCAAGAGATCCCGATTGTTCGCGGTCAGCTAAAGCCTGGCTTTATTCTCGCACGTGAATCAAAAGAAGACCTTACGGTCATGAACATCCCTTTCGAAGAAGAACAGGAATTTTTACCGCGCACGCCAACTCTATGGGTTGATGAAAAATACAAAAAGAACATGGATGAGAATGAATTCCGTTATCTCGATAACGTTCAGATCTTAACCTACCACCTCTCCTTTGTGCTGAAAAAGTACGGTGAAGAATTTGTTGGCATGCAAGAAACCAAATTCCTCCTGACAAAAATGGAAGCACAATTCCCTGAATTGGTTAAAGAGGTGCAGCGTATCCTGCCTATCCAGAAAATCACCGAGATTCTGCAACGCCTCATTTCAGAAGAGGTTTCTATCCGAAACCTCAGAACAATTGTCGGCGCTCTGATCGAATGGGGACAAAAAGAGAAAGATACAGTCCTTCTCACAGAATATGTCCGCTCAAGCTTGAAAAGATACATTAGCTTCAAATACAGTATTGGCAATAACATCCTACCAGCCTATTTGCTAACACCTGACTTAGAAGACACAATCCGCAATGCGATTCGCCAAACCTCATCCGGCAGCTACCTTGCCCTTGAACCTAAGGTGACAAAACAAATACTCGATACGATCAAATCAACCGTTGGTGATTTGAGTAAAAGCCAAAAACCACCTGTTTTGGTGACTTCAATGGATATTCGTCGTTATGTTCGCAAACTCATCGAAGGTGATTTGTTTGATCTGCCTGTTATATCATATCAAGAAATAACTTCAGATATCACTGTTCAACCGCTTGAAAGGATCAGCATTGAATAA
- the rfaE1 gene encoding D-glycero-beta-D-manno-heptose-7-phosphate kinase — MQQVLNLLDQFSGTHVLCIGDAMLDRFIYGKVERISPEAPIPIMKFDHFDEMIGGAGNVINNLVSLGVQAHFMSVLGKDQIGHKITELSDGKIGDLSLLWMDEKRRSTLKKRFIAGTQHLLRVDEEDSHDILPEVADRLIAYATQNIKSIDLIILSDYAKGVLTPYLCQKIIKLARANGVGVLVDPKGADYEKYRGATLITPNLSETSAAFGRAVREDDEIVEAARFIQKTYGIGNVLVTRSEKGMTLVSEEVVPIHIPTKAREIFDVSGAGDTVVSTLAACMSVGMELSDAALLANIAGGLVVEKVGTATISLEELRAALQNQEAFSHALKIHELGPALDRLKAWRQKGYKIGFTNGCFDLLHPGHVHLIRQSRKECDRLILALNTDASIKRLKGALRPIQNETARALVLSSLADVDMIVFFDEDTPITLIEAMRPDVLVKGADYTIDEVVGADLVQQYGGRVALVPLQVGHSTTSMVYKIASNQ; from the coding sequence ATGCAACAAGTATTAAATCTTTTAGATCAGTTTTCTGGAACGCATGTGCTGTGTATAGGCGATGCGATGCTCGATCGATTCATTTATGGAAAAGTTGAGCGTATCTCTCCAGAAGCGCCAATCCCTATTATGAAATTTGATCATTTTGATGAAATGATTGGTGGTGCTGGTAACGTGATCAATAATCTTGTCTCTCTTGGAGTGCAGGCTCATTTCATGAGTGTTCTAGGAAAAGATCAGATCGGTCACAAGATTACAGAGCTCTCTGATGGAAAGATAGGCGATCTGTCTCTTTTGTGGATGGATGAAAAAAGACGTTCAACGCTCAAGAAAAGATTTATTGCGGGAACACAGCATCTGCTTCGTGTTGACGAAGAAGACTCTCACGATATTTTGCCAGAAGTCGCAGACAGGCTCATTGCTTATGCAACACAGAATATCAAATCGATTGATTTGATTATTTTATCTGACTATGCAAAAGGTGTGTTGACACCATATCTTTGTCAAAAAATTATTAAGCTTGCGCGTGCAAATGGTGTTGGTGTTTTGGTTGACCCAAAAGGGGCTGACTATGAGAAATATCGCGGTGCAACTTTAATTACGCCCAATCTTTCGGAAACCTCTGCAGCATTTGGTCGTGCTGTGCGTGAAGATGATGAGATTGTTGAGGCAGCGCGATTTATTCAAAAGACATATGGTATTGGGAATGTTCTTGTAACGCGGAGTGAAAAAGGGATGACGCTTGTTTCAGAAGAAGTAGTCCCGATCCATATTCCAACAAAGGCGCGCGAAATTTTTGATGTGTCGGGTGCTGGTGATACTGTTGTATCAACACTTGCAGCTTGTATGAGCGTTGGAATGGAGCTTTCAGATGCCGCTCTCTTGGCTAATATTGCGGGTGGACTTGTTGTTGAAAAAGTCGGTACAGCGACAATATCTCTTGAAGAACTGCGCGCTGCACTACAAAACCAAGAGGCCTTTTCTCATGCCCTTAAGATTCATGAATTGGGGCCGGCTCTTGATCGACTTAAGGCTTGGCGTCAAAAAGGTTATAAGATTGGGTTCACGAACGGCTGTTTTGATCTTTTGCATCCTGGACATGTTCATTTGATCAGACAGTCACGCAAAGAGTGTGATCGTCTTATTTTAGCCCTGAATACAGATGCTTCAATTAAACGTCTCAAAGGGGCCCTGCGTCCGATTCAAAATGAAACAGCAAGAGCTCTTGTGCTCTCGTCTCTGGCTGATGTTGATATGATCGTTTTTTTTGATGAGGACACACCGATAACATTGATTGAGGCGATGAGGCCTGACGTGTTGGTCAAGGGAGCCGATTACACAATAGATGAAGTCGTCGGTGCTGATTTGGTTCAGCAATATGGTGGCAGAGTTGCTCTGGTGCCATTACAAGTCGGGCATTCAACCACATCGATGGTTTATAAAATTGCAAGTAATCAATAA
- a CDS encoding 4-(cytidine 5'-diphospho)-2-C-methyl-D-erythritol kinase translates to MHLKSPAKINLYLHLFGKRMDGYHALETFFCPINFYDEIRLEQQDLREESQLLLADKVNPEPDFIENNIILKTIRAFDRAFGTKSSFKISLKKNIPIQAGLGGGSSNAASMLLFLAEHHQKSDQKEKLIEIGASLGADVPGFLFNGPSIARGLGEKLEKAPTLPDYTILLVNPRIPISTPHLFRQLSYPLIDKNTPSLSLPTVNFDIICHELKNDLELKAIEICPPLSDLLDSIRKQQGCFLARLSGSGATCYGLFHTDKEAQKAEKAINEQHPTYWTRQAKALGEKK, encoded by the coding sequence ATGCATCTTAAAAGCCCTGCAAAAATAAACCTTTACCTCCATCTTTTTGGCAAAAGAATGGATGGGTACCATGCGCTTGAGACTTTTTTCTGCCCTATCAACTTTTATGACGAGATTCGATTAGAACAACAGGATCTCAGGGAAGAATCTCAGCTTCTGCTTGCAGATAAGGTCAATCCTGAACCTGACTTTATCGAAAACAATATCATCTTAAAAACCATCAGGGCCTTTGATAGAGCTTTTGGCACAAAATCATCATTCAAGATATCCCTCAAAAAAAATATTCCCATCCAAGCAGGCCTTGGTGGCGGTTCATCGAATGCAGCCAGCATGCTTCTTTTTCTTGCAGAGCATCATCAAAAATCAGACCAGAAAGAAAAACTCATAGAGATTGGAGCCTCGCTCGGCGCAGATGTCCCAGGCTTTTTGTTTAATGGTCCATCGATTGCCCGCGGACTTGGAGAAAAACTCGAAAAAGCCCCAACCCTGCCCGATTACACAATTCTACTCGTCAATCCCAGAATCCCCATCTCAACGCCCCATCTTTTCAGACAATTATCGTATCCTTTAATTGACAAAAACACGCCCTCACTTTCATTACCAACAGTCAATTTTGATATTATTTGCCATGAACTTAAAAATGACTTAGAGCTCAAAGCTATTGAAATCTGCCCACCTCTCTCTGACCTTTTAGACTCTATCAGAAAACAACAAGGATGTTTTCTCGCTCGACTATCTGGTAGCGGGGCTACTTGTTATGGCCTCTTTCACACAGATAAAGAAGCACAAAAGGCTGAAAAAGCAATCAATGAGCAACACCCTACTTACTGGACGAGGCAGGCAAAAGCCCTTGGCGAAAAAAAATGA
- the hslV gene encoding ATP-dependent protease subunit HslV, producing the protein MTHEQNDPIQWHGTTIITVRVGDEVVIAGDGQVSVGNTVMKSKARKVRRLGDGSVIAGFAGATADALALFERLEAKLEMHRGQLTRACVEMAKDWRTDRYLRRLEALMIVCDKDVSLVLTGNGDVLEPEDGLIGIGSGGSYALAAARAMIDNKAYSAEEIATRALNIAADICVFTNHNITLEKISPKDISKKTD; encoded by the coding sequence ATGACACATGAACAAAATGATCCGATCCAGTGGCATGGAACAACGATTATCACTGTAAGAGTTGGAGACGAAGTTGTAATCGCAGGCGATGGGCAAGTTTCAGTAGGCAATACAGTTATGAAATCGAAAGCTCGTAAAGTCCGTCGTTTGGGTGATGGTTCTGTCATCGCAGGTTTTGCTGGTGCAACAGCAGATGCGTTGGCTTTATTTGAAAGGCTTGAGGCAAAGCTTGAGATGCACAGAGGACAGCTGACCAGAGCTTGTGTTGAAATGGCTAAAGATTGGCGGACCGATCGGTATTTACGCCGTCTAGAGGCTTTAATGATTGTTTGTGATAAAGATGTGAGTCTTGTTTTGACAGGTAATGGTGATGTGCTTGAGCCTGAAGATGGGTTGATCGGCATTGGGTCTGGTGGGTCTTATGCGCTTGCTGCTGCGCGGGCAATGATTGATAATAAGGCTTATTCAGCGGAAGAGATTGCAACGAGAGCATTGAACATTGCAGCTGACATTTGTGTCTTTACAAACCACAATATTACGCTTGAAAAGATTTCTCCGAAAGATATTTCAAAAAAGACAGATTAA
- a CDS encoding GNAT family N-acetyltransferase codes for MTQRSEATNVYLEVELMTKLKPSDLSELCDATYAAIEGGGGFGWVNPPAREVLERYWQGVAMIPERHLFIGRLDGVIAASAQLILHPKNNEAQAFCGQVMSCFVAPWARNHGLGKMLMTRLETEAKSFGLKALSLDVRETMEAAIKLYESMKFARWGTNPHYAMIGDHYLKGYYYTKII; via the coding sequence ATGACGCAACGATCAGAAGCAACAAATGTCTATCTAGAAGTTGAGTTAATGACAAAATTAAAACCGTCAGACCTCTCTGAGCTTTGCGATGCAACATATGCAGCGATTGAAGGCGGTGGTGGATTTGGCTGGGTTAATCCTCCTGCTCGTGAAGTTCTTGAACGATACTGGCAAGGCGTTGCCATGATTCCTGAAAGACATTTATTCATTGGCCGCCTAGATGGCGTTATTGCCGCCTCTGCACAACTTATTCTCCACCCCAAAAACAATGAAGCTCAAGCCTTTTGTGGGCAGGTTATGTCATGTTTCGTAGCACCCTGGGCTCGGAATCATGGGCTTGGTAAAATGCTCATGACCCGCCTTGAAACGGAAGCAAAATCTTTCGGCTTAAAAGCTTTAAGCCTAGATGTTCGTGAGACAATGGAAGCCGCGATTAAACTATATGAATCTATGAAATTCGCGCGATGGGGGACAAATCCGCATTATGCAATGATTGGGGATCACTATCTAAAAGGCTACTACTATACAAAAATAATTTAA
- a CDS encoding glycosyltransferase family 2 protein — protein MPRISYIITIYNKSQFIPHLIHGLKSQIGTFEKEFIFVDDGSTDNSLDLLHQLTKKWANTTIMTQENQGPAIALNAGLERATGDYIKMMDGDDLLAPHATLALLNALIKHKADFIYTTHETQDQYDIDAAPAQEPVDDTINELTIEIMDHQKLLKSAFTRAQSVPTSWFGTAELFKKTKGSDPLVFVQDYSLELRLFYYSQKTLRTKAKLFSTPNTPLGRLSQDEAQTLHDVNLALIRFISNNAAIPTSLQQYGIMRVLSRARNWGKRYGSFSEKCKLTLTYLKCKAGYFPSLEMLPVIGCRIFHHSHPIRTLTSLGNPYSPS, from the coding sequence ATGCCTCGCATCTCATATATCATCACCATCTATAATAAGTCACAATTTATTCCCCATCTTATCCATGGGCTTAAATCTCAAATTGGCACTTTTGAGAAAGAGTTTATCTTTGTCGATGATGGCTCAACAGATAATAGCCTTGATCTTTTGCATCAGCTCACAAAAAAATGGGCAAATACCACAATTATGACACAAGAAAATCAAGGCCCTGCAATTGCCTTGAATGCTGGACTAGAACGTGCAACTGGTGATTATATCAAAATGATGGATGGCGATGATCTATTGGCACCTCACGCAACATTAGCCTTGTTAAATGCCCTGATCAAACACAAAGCAGATTTCATTTACACAACACATGAAACTCAAGATCAGTACGATATTGATGCGGCACCCGCACAAGAACCTGTCGATGACACTATCAATGAGCTTACCATCGAGATCATGGATCATCAAAAGCTCTTGAAAAGTGCCTTTACCAGAGCGCAAAGCGTTCCAACAAGTTGGTTTGGAACGGCCGAGCTCTTCAAAAAAACAAAAGGGTCTGATCCACTTGTTTTTGTTCAAGATTATTCATTAGAATTGCGCTTATTTTACTATAGTCAAAAAACCCTTCGCACGAAAGCAAAGCTATTCTCAACACCAAACACGCCTTTAGGCCGACTCTCCCAAGATGAAGCTCAAACACTTCATGATGTAAATCTGGCTCTGATTCGCTTTATCAGTAACAACGCAGCTATTCCGACATCTCTACAACAATACGGAATTATGCGTGTTTTGAGCAGAGCGCGCAATTGGGGAAAACGATATGGCTCATTCAGCGAAAAATGCAAACTCACACTCACTTACCTCAAATGCAAAGCTGGTTACTTTCCATCACTCGAAATGCTGCCTGTTATTGGGTGTCGCATTTTCCACCATAGTCATCCTATTCGGACATTGACTTCTCTGGGGAATCCTTATTCGCCTTCTTGA